TCGTTCGTCCCCGAACCGGGGGCCAACGAAGTACCTGCCTTGACCCCGCGCTGGCGTCGATTGTCAATTGTTTCTCATATTGCGTAAGCTCCGCGATTTCCTAGGAGATATCGCAGCTGGCGAGGGTGACCTGCGCCCCGATCTGCCGAGAATAATCGGACTGAAATTTGCGATCGGCCAAACTGGGTATATATTTCGGAGATGGTAACTCAACTGTTGCGTAAGTGTCTATTCTCGGCGGTGGCCGGTGCGTTTGTGATGTCTGCTTCAAGCGCCCGGGCGGCGGTGCTTTACAACGAGTCGTTTGACACCGATGGCAGCATCGCCGACTACACCGGGATGGGCGAGCTTTTTCAGGGTTACGTGCAATCTAACGATGGAGGCCAGTCCGTTACGCGCAATGGGCTGAACCTGAACATCCTCCCGAACAACGATACGACCTCGGAGGATGGCAGCATGTATGCCGTCATCGGGTTGGGGGGTGTCAGATCACTTCTGTCGGTACAGATGGATTTCACTGGCATCACTTACAGCAGCGCTAGTTCGGCGTTCTCACTGTATGCCGGGACATTTGATCAGATCAGCGAGTTCAACCCGGGTGTCAATGGAAATGGCACCGGCCGAAACTGGGCGCGCATCAACGTCGCTGGCAATAATCCATATACCGTCCAGATGCGCGGTAATGAGTCGACGGGGCCCACAATGCAGGGTAGCACCGGCACGACCTACACATGGCGTGTGTACTTTAACGACTCGGGTGCCACGCAGACGTACGATGCACCGGACGGTACCGTTCATACGCTGAACGACAATTCGTTCACCATGTTTATCGGTGACGCGCTTGTAGGTGAGAACGTCGTCAAGGGTAGCACTGCTGGATACGCATCTGGTGCATTGGAGGGTTTGGCTCTCGTGGCCGGGCGTAATTTTGGTGGGGCGTCGTCCTCGACCACTCTCGACAACATCATCATCCGCGACGACCTCGCGTTGATCCAGACGGCCGTTCCGGAGCCCGCATCGATGGCGGTGTTTGGTGTAACGGGCTTGATGCTGATGGCACGCCGTCGCCGCGTATAACGAGCGGTCGATTCCGAGCCGAAACCAAATGACAACGCCGGTCCCGCTTTGGGACCGGCGTTGTCGCGTTCTAAGGGGGCTGCGGGGACGAAATACCGCGTTCTACGTGTACGCCGCCAGAATCCGCTGGATGACCGCCGAAGTGCTCTTGCCGTCGATGAGGGGGGCAAGCGAGACGCAGCCGCCGTAGGCTTCGACGAACTCCCAGCCGACGACCTGTTCCTTGGCGTAGTCGGCGCCTTTTACCAGCACGTCGGGGCGGATCGATTCGATGAGTTGCCGTGGCGTGTCCTCGTCGAA
The nucleotide sequence above comes from Tepidisphaeraceae bacterium. Encoded proteins:
- a CDS encoding PEP-CTERM sorting domain-containing protein encodes the protein MVTQLLRKCLFSAVAGAFVMSASSARAAVLYNESFDTDGSIADYTGMGELFQGYVQSNDGGQSVTRNGLNLNILPNNDTTSEDGSMYAVIGLGGVRSLLSVQMDFTGITYSSASSAFSLYAGTFDQISEFNPGVNGNGTGRNWARINVAGNNPYTVQMRGNESTGPTMQGSTGTTYTWRVYFNDSGATQTYDAPDGTVHTLNDNSFTMFIGDALVGENVVKGSTAGYASGALEGLALVAGRNFGGASSSTTLDNIIIRDDLALIQTAVPEPASMAVFGVTGLMLMARRRRV